In the Helianthus annuus cultivar XRQ/B chromosome 11, HanXRQr2.0-SUNRISE, whole genome shotgun sequence genome, one interval contains:
- the LOC110876719 gene encoding 3-beta-hydroxylase-like: MSPLISFPFLLLVLISFKWLISSAFKTRKDLPPSPPKLPIIGNLHQLGSSPHLSLRSLAQKYGPVMMLHLGSVPVLVVTSAKAAQEILKTHDLVFSNRPKLIIPNQLTYGSKDIGFAPYGEYWRQIKSISIIHLLSKTRVQSFRQVRERETTRLIELIGQSGGSVVNISNMLVKVTNNVICQVALGRTYNDSLKFKDLLVRFQILLGVLCVGNYIPWLSWVDRLRGLDRQTKELAKEFNDFYDGIIEEHLLKREMVGGGDDHEHDLVDILLDVQRDSTSDFTFGRDTIKAIISDMFSGGTDTTLASIEWALSELIKHPQAMKRLQQEVTQVSKGRSMITEDDIHNMPYLKAVLKETLRLHTILPLMLPHESMDDVKVMGYDVKKGTQVMINGWAIARDPSIWDDADMFKPERFLNSCVDFKGFHYELLPFGSGRRGCPGMQFAISITELVLANLVYKYEFALPNGVRSEELDMTEVVGLLVRKRDPLLLVPTPRF, from the exons ATGTCGCCTCTCATCTCATTTCCCTTTCTGTTGCTGGTCTTGATTTCGTTTAAATGGCTAATATCATCCGCTTTCAAAACCCGAAAAGacctaccaccatcaccaccaaagcTTCCAATCATCGGTAACCTTCACCAACTAGGCTCCTCCCCCCATCTCTCTTTGCGATCCTTAGCCCAAAAATACGGACCGGTTATGATGCTTCACCTAGGGAGTGTACCTGTGCTTGTAGTCACTTCCGCTAAAGCGGCTCAAGAAATCTTGAAAACCCATGATTTAGTTTTCTCAAACCGGCCGAAGTTGATAATCCCCAACCAACTTACCTATGGCTCCAAGGACATAGGGTTTGCACCATATGGAGAGTATTGGAGGCAGATCAAGAGCATTTCCATCATCCACCTTCTAAGTAAAACACGAGTCCAATCATTTCGACAAGTACGAGAACGAGAAACAACTCGTCTCATCGAGCTGATTGGACAAAGTGGTGGTTCCGTGGTTAATATAAGCAATATGCTTGTTAAGGTTACTAACAATGTGATTTGTCAGGTGGCCTTAGGAAGGACTTATAATGATAGTTTGAAGTTCAAGGACTTGCTTGTGAGGTTTCAGATTCTGCTTGGTGTTCTATGTGTAGGGAATTATATCCCATGGCTATCATGGGTTGACAGGTTGCGTGGTTTGGACAGGCAAACCAAGGAACTTGCTAAAGAATTTAATGATTTTTATGATGGGATTATTGAAGAGCATTTGCTTAAGAGGGAAATGGTGGGTGGTGGAGATGATCATGAGCATGATCTTGTTGATATCTTACTTGATGTTCAAAGAGATAGTACATCTGATTTTACATTCGGGAGGGATACCATTAAAGCTATCATATCT GATATGTTTTCTGGTGGAACTGATACAACATTGGCAAGTATCGAATGGGCACTAAGCGAGCTAATAAAACATCCACAAGCCATGAAAAGGTTGCAGCAAGAGGTGACACAAGTATCCAAAGGAAGATCTATGATCACTGAGGATGATATCCACAACATGCCTTACTTAAAAGCTGTCCTAAAAGAGACTTTGCGATTACACACTATACTGCCCCTTATGCTTCCACATGAATCAATGGATGATGTGAAAGTAATGGGGTATGATGTCAAAAAAGGTACGCAGGTGATGATAAACGGTTGGGCGATTGCAAGAGATCCTTCGATATGGGATGATGCCGACATGTTTAAGCCAGAGAGGTTCTTGAACAGTTGTGTTGATTTCAAAGGGTTTCACTATGAACTTTTACCATTTGGGTCCGGAAGAAGAGGGTGTCCTGGCATGCAGTTTGCTATTTCCATTACCGAACTTGTTCTAGCCAACTTAGTGTACAAGTATGAGTTCGCATTGCCGAATGGCGTAAGATCTGAAGAACTCGACATGACTGAGGTGGTTGGACTTCTTGTCCGTAAAAGGGATCCTTTACTGCTTGTTCCAACTCCTCGTTTCTAG